The Megasphaera stantonii genome includes a window with the following:
- a CDS encoding S-layer homology domain-containing protein has protein sequence MSVTDAIGALDSAIEHATTEAGKHSTVHAGNGIKVDPTDDPDTAGNDYTVSLDNDITLTGDDGTNSIHINANAVAVGAYYRPNEDVMFSVGGSMGGGENMVNAGVSLKIGAGSSNVTTSRVAMAKEIKSMRDIVAKQDAQIQKLTAMVNALVGIQSEPDTTTMFPDVPENHWAYEAVEAMAKSGLVKGYPDGEFKGDRTMTRYEFAQIVYNAIQAGAEVDARLVEEFKPELEYFHIATVAKDKDGNPTIERVRAN, from the coding sequence ATGAGCGTAACAGACGCTATCGGCGCCTTGGATTCGGCTATTGAGCATGCCACTACAGAAGCGGGCAAGCATAGCACGGTACATGCAGGCAACGGAATTAAGGTTGATCCGACGGATGATCCTGATACAGCAGGTAATGATTATACCGTATCTCTGGATAACGACATTACGTTGACTGGCGACGATGGTACAAACAGCATCCATATCAATGCGAACGCTGTGGCAGTCGGCGCGTACTATCGTCCTAATGAAGACGTCATGTTCAGCGTCGGCGGCTCCATGGGCGGCGGCGAAAACATGGTCAATGCCGGCGTATCCCTCAAGATTGGCGCAGGCAGCAGCAACGTCACCACGTCCCGCGTAGCGATGGCTAAGGAAATCAAATCTATGCGCGACATCGTAGCGAAACAGGACGCTCAGATCCAGAAATTGACGGCTATGGTCAACGCCTTGGTCGGCATCCAGTCCGAACCGGATACGACGACCATGTTCCCCGACGTACCGGAAAATCACTGGGCTTATGAAGCCGTGGAAGCTATGGCGAAGAGCGGCTTAGTCAAAGGCTATCCTGACGGAGAATTCAAGGGCGACCGTACCATGACTCGCTATGAATTTGCCCAGATCGTTTACAACGCTATCCAGGCCGGAGCAGAAGTAGATGCTCGTCTGGTAGAAGAATTTAAGCCCGAACTGGAATACTTCCACATCGCCACCGTCGCGAAGGACAAAGACGGCAACCCGACAATCGAACGCGTACGGGCTAATTAA
- a CDS encoding S-layer homology domain-containing protein encodes MKMKKASRKVLAMMAVTALMSSVSVVGATELGKVTDKPTFEQGLTVGNPNNNYKFNADGNLKANQVNTTADMNAGGNLTAANDQFQVHTDGSVSTTGTITTQGDITGKGGTFNTLKVNGMNVDESITNLEKQVENVGLAADAANDLATQNKDKITSLDDQINNETTGLKQQITNVGLAADAANDLATQNKDKITSLDDQINNETTGLKQQITNAGLAADAANDLALQNKDKITSLDDQINNETTGLKQQITNAGLAADAANDLALQNKDKITSLDDQINNETTGLKQQITNAGLAADAANDLALKNQEAIQTEHDRVTMVEGAVLEVNGKVDKNTAAINTVNNIVGDGVLSNPNASNLTEAVNQNYAQINNNTQAISALDNRVDDLGGEIDQVGAISAALAGLHPLDYDGTGSKFQLSAAMGSYDSTQAAAIGAFYHFNRDVMISLGGATSFDGDHKTAGNLGVTFRIGEGASGKAVSDDVMARLEAMDQKIAALEQENKDLKNVLGTIDTSLSKEFPDVPANHWAYEAVTKLAGNDVVAGYPDGEFHGDRTMTRYEMAEIIYKAMNKGVQVDQKLVNEFKPEMEQVAANERA; translated from the coding sequence ATGAAAATGAAAAAAGCAAGTCGTAAGGTGTTAGCCATGATGGCTGTTACAGCCCTCATGAGCAGTGTAAGTGTTGTTGGTGCGACTGAGTTGGGAAAGGTTACAGATAAACCGACTTTTGAACAAGGTTTAACCGTAGGTAATCCCAACAACAATTACAAATTTAACGCAGACGGTAACTTGAAGGCAAATCAGGTAAACACAACAGCAGATATGAATGCAGGTGGCAATCTTACAGCGGCAAATGATCAGTTCCAAGTTCATACGGATGGTTCTGTTTCTACTACGGGCACGATTACTACTCAAGGTGACATCACTGGTAAAGGTGGCACATTTAATACTCTCAAGGTAAACGGCATGAATGTCGACGAATCGATTACTAATTTAGAGAAGCAAGTAGAAAATGTTGGGCTCGCAGCAGATGCAGCAAATGATCTTGCCACGCAGAATAAGGATAAAATAACATCTTTAGATGACCAAATTAATAATGAAACAACTGGTTTAAAACAACAAATTACCAATGTTGGGCTCGCAGCAGATGCAGCAAATGATCTTGCCACGCAGAATAAGGATAAAATAACATCTTTAGATGACCAGATTAATAATGAAACAACTGGTTTAAAACAACAAATTACCAATGCTGGACTTGCAGCAGATGCAGCAAATGATCTTGCCTTACAGAATAAGGATAAAATAACATCTTTAGATGACCAGATTAATAATGAAACAACTGGTTTAAAACAACAAATTACCAATGCTGGACTTGCAGCAGATGCAGCAAATGATCTTGCCTTACAGAATAAGGATAAAATAACATCTTTAGATGACCAGATTAATAATGAAACAACTGGTTTAAAACAACAAATTACCAATGCTGGGCTTGCAGCAGATGCAGCAAATGATCTTGCACTAAAGAATCAAGAAGCAATCCAAACTGAACATGACCGGGTAACAATGGTTGAAGGCGCTGTATTGGAAGTCAACGGTAAAGTTGATAAGAATACGGCAGCTATTAACACTGTAAATAACATTGTTGGCGATGGTGTATTGAGCAATCCGAATGCTTCCAACTTAACAGAAGCTGTGAATCAGAACTATGCTCAGATTAACAACAATACGCAGGCTATCAGCGCATTGGACAACCGTGTAGATGACCTCGGCGGTGAAATTGATCAGGTCGGCGCTATCTCCGCTGCGTTGGCAGGCTTGCATCCCCTCGATTATGACGGCACGGGCTCCAAGTTCCAGCTTTCTGCAGCTATGGGTTCCTATGACAGCACGCAGGCAGCTGCTATCGGCGCATTCTATCACTTCAACCGCGACGTCATGATTTCCTTGGGCGGCGCTACATCCTTCGATGGCGACCATAAGACAGCCGGCAACTTGGGCGTAACCTTCCGCATTGGTGAAGGCGCTTCCGGTAAAGCCGTATCGGACGACGTCATGGCTCGTCTTGAAGCAATGGATCAGAAGATCGCAGCTCTCGAACAGGAAAACAAAGACCTGAAGAACGTATTGGGGACTATCGATACGTCCCTGAGCAAGGAATTCCCTGATGTACCGGCTAACCACTGGGCCTATGAAGCCGTAACGAAGCTGGCTGGCAACGACGTTGTCGCTGGCTATCCTGACGGTGAATTCCACGGCGACCGCACCATGACCCGTTATGAAATGGCTGAAATCATCTACAAGGCTATGAACAAAGGCGTACAGGTAGACCAGAAACTGGTAAATGAATTCAAACCGGAAATGGAACAGGTAGCTGCAAACGAAAGAGCCTAA
- a CDS encoding ESPR-type extended signal peptide-containing protein, which yields MNRIYKVIWSKVKHQYVVVSELAHSCTKSTSSRVGRSAAAVLAALVLTTGVCAVPVQAEDLTDPYALLNEKVEKSKNSDPIVELVQSPLAKAASETTAETNSDNQPADEEATTPTQPADSQKQHTIINQDGIYASNGKGTYNTLSKDGLWVGGRDDGEGLYVDNDGNMRTTGNVMVDGAFSAGDGNAYIAKDGSTSIQVGGSQFIVNSDIAGMSNGNASVSVMNNSAEVRAADNLIAAGIDGITMSEQTGNTTVTVNQDGMTVDGDLTVTGDTNLKDTGVDGTLNVSGNQTVGGNSTVKGSQEVLHDLTVGGSSTVKGSQEVLHDLTVGGSSTVKGSQEVLHDLTVGGSSTVKGSQEVLHDLTVGGSSTVKGSQEVLHDLTVGGSSTVKGSQEVLHDLTVGGSSTVKGSQEVLHDLTVGGSSTVKGSQEVLHDLTVGGSSTVKGSQEVLHDLTVGGSSTVKGSQEVLHDLTVGGSSTVKGSQEVLHDLTVGGSSTVKGSQEVLHDLTVGGSSTVKGSQEVLHDLTVGGSSTVKGSQEVLHDLTVGGSSTVKGSQEVLHDLTVGGSSTVNGSQEVLHDLTVGGSSTVKGSQEVLHDLTVGGSSTVKGSQEVLHDLTVGGSSTVKGSQEVLHDLTVGGSSTVKGSQEVLHDLTVGGSSTVKGSQEVLHDLTVGGSSTVKGSQEVLHDLTVGGSSTVKGSQEVLHDLTVGGSSTVKGSQEVLHDLIVGGSSTVKGSQEVLHDLTVGGSSTVKGSQEVLHDLTVGGSSTVKGSQEVLHDLTVGGSSTVKGSQEVLHDLTVGGSSTVKGSQEVLHDLTVGGSSTVKGSQEVLHDLTVGGSSTVKGSQEVLHDLTVGGNSTVKGNQTVGGTITANKGIIGGVILETTDDGKSKVKADKADIGGVIIKDKGIEAGTVQINKGSATDNRVLDVNGNFAVYNDGAFKAAGENFVVKATGDVTANSYRNANGTFTADETGLVTATKAQIDNVTIGGEDPSAAIKVSDDNFIVYNDGAFQAAGRKFLVNNQGEMTAAAATVDNVVIDNNQVTGLSNTTWNPEDPDSIVEDRAATEGQLMYVDAQVKVNSDDLAAYKAAGIVAGNEVGQYSNSIALGNNATVDSTNSIAIGAGSTADGAQATALGQNSNALGHGAVSLGANSEAVGEGAVSIGFNNSAEVAGSVAIGNGAHVYEGGTNSVALGQWSQASDDKVVSVGNDWLKRRITNVAAGTDPTDAVNVQQLTDRTANMVEWDENTDDTIHGVTLENGMITAAEGNFKVYGTGGIYAANGKFQVNGNTGDVSAEGNLKAADGKFFVNGDNGSIIAADGDFKVSGKGDVTAAGSLTAADEKFKVYGASGGFMAADGKVEVNGYTGDIRTDGKVTANEIHAANDNFIVYESGVVKLNDGNLVIGTNGDLNSKGTITGNVLSTGGFVANADGNAEAKGTVIANTLSTGADGFIANSDGDFEARNAHIDGTLLVGEKFKVTSDGELIAANSAFKVGADGTVTAVKGGSIGGVELKDGEVTGLNNTTWDAGNIVDDRAATEGQLAVVDAKVKVNSDDLAAYKAAGVVPGAVPAEAEGAMALGAGAEVRGDSDKAMAIGNGAAATNKNAVALGASATAKGVDSLALGANANTDVSAQHAVAIGAWAGATEDNAIAIGQSAGAKAENAVAVGMEAKAEGDHSVALGANSGVAEDTTNSMALGNNAKVENAGSDSALAIGDEATVTASHAVAVGAGVEADGVHSLAMGSDLTVTGDNAIGIGYSAGMGTKISGENAIGIGKAVNATDKNTIALGTAAASNEENAISIGTRATVDSYNSIAIGAESGVAEGSQEGIALGYNANVSTNGAIAIGSNSVAAGEGSMALGLGASTTLQAPHSVAIGEGSVADESMVVSVGHAGENGQRRIINVAAGTKDTDAVNVSQIKGMVRWDQDADDSYLEGTLRGVTLSDGTITAANGNFVVTDDPKSGTDSILNIGEDAFRVNENGGFVAGNGNFKVFSTGGVVAAGGDFKINSETGAVTTTSVTGLTNTDWNTTHDYSDSTLAATEAQLQAVAEEAGKQASVVSADGNLTVNDATTNASGGTTFKIGLSDKVVLDGDKGTTITLNSGELNADDSAFSITTPGLATGRTQSFDFSSAGAVFKEAYADTSNSTKIAGSTIISENYYHDEGTGEKRTATTVIDGGTLRVSSSGGESDKTVIKGADITVGTTTGGAAQTHITAKEITIGGDLLNDDKATALRITNNGVNDRTITGLTNITWKSDEEWQKAHYESSRAATEGQLKIVDDKVNANADAIDKLNKFTGLSKDTNAKVSAFAAKTQGINWDNLNTLSQISPMNLAAPMNAAVPTANATRFPDLDDESGESGTTGDTGRVPVEGLTVTDDQISTDRDFSVGGDLSVSGDTTLGGKLTVGGEATFNDNVSIKGDLNMNNNKITGVAAGDVNATSTDAVNGSQLYGVQQDVEANAKNISTLGGAVNKLGNRIDEVGAGAAALAALHPLDFDPDNKWDFSAGFGNYRGESAVAFGAFYRPNEDTMFSVGGTVGNDDNMVNAGVSLKIGSGSSGVTTSRVAMAKEIKAMRDVVAKQDAQIQKLTAMVNALVGVQTEPDTTTMFPDVP from the coding sequence ATGAACCGAATTTACAAAGTCATTTGGAGCAAGGTCAAGCACCAGTACGTTGTCGTATCGGAACTGGCTCACAGCTGCACGAAGAGTACGAGCAGCCGTGTCGGCAGAAGCGCCGCCGCCGTATTGGCTGCCTTGGTGCTGACGACGGGCGTCTGCGCTGTACCGGTGCAGGCCGAAGACCTGACAGATCCGTATGCCCTGTTGAATGAGAAGGTAGAAAAATCAAAAAATTCGGATCCTATAGTAGAATTGGTCCAAAGCCCGTTGGCTAAGGCTGCGTCTGAAACCACAGCCGAAACGAATAGCGACAACCAGCCAGCTGACGAAGAAGCTACGACGCCGACACAGCCGGCTGATTCACAAAAACAGCATACCATTATCAATCAAGACGGCATCTATGCCAGCAACGGCAAAGGTACGTATAATACGCTGAGCAAAGACGGCCTGTGGGTTGGCGGAAGGGATGACGGCGAAGGACTCTATGTCGATAACGACGGCAATATGCGCACGACAGGGAACGTCATGGTAGACGGCGCATTTTCGGCTGGCGACGGCAATGCTTATATTGCTAAAGACGGATCGACGAGTATTCAGGTAGGCGGCTCCCAGTTTATCGTCAATAGTGATATTGCTGGTATGAGTAATGGTAATGCCAGCGTTTCTGTAATGAATAATAGTGCCGAAGTACGAGCAGCAGATAATCTGATTGCAGCAGGTATTGACGGTATTACCATGTCGGAACAGACAGGAAACACAACGGTAACGGTTAATCAAGATGGTATGACTGTTGATGGGGATTTGACTGTTACCGGTGATACGAACTTGAAAGATACAGGCGTAGATGGAACTTTAAATGTATCTGGCAATCAGACTGTTGGCGGGAATTCGACGGTTAAAGGCAGCCAGGAAGTGTTGCATGACCTGACAGTCGGCGGCAGTTCGACGGTTAAAGGCAGCCAGGAAGTGTTGCACGACTTAACGGTTGGTGGCAGTTCGACGGTTAAAGGTAGCCAGGAAGTGTTGCATGACCTGACAGTCGGCGGCAGTTCGACGGTTAAAGGCAGCCAGGAAGTGTTGCATGACCTGACAGTCGGCGGCAGTTCGACGGTTAAAGGCAGCCAGGAAGTGTTGCACGACTTAACGGTTGGTGGCAGTTCGACGGTTAAAGGTAGCCAGGAAGTGTTGCATGACCTGACAGTCGGCGGCAGTTCGACGGTTAAAGGTAGCCAGGAAGTGTTGCATGACCTGACAGTCGGCGGCAGTTCGACGGTTAAAGGCAGCCAGGAAGTGTTGCACGACTTAACGGTTGGTGGCAGTTCGACGGTTAAAGGCAGCCAGGAAGTGTTGCATGACCTGACAGTCGGCGGCAGTTCGACGGTTAAAGGCAGCCAGGAAGTGTTGCATGACCTGACAGTCGGCGGCAGTTCGACGGTTAAAGGCAGCCAGGAAGTGTTGCATGACCTGACAGTCGGCGGCAGTTCGACGGTTAAAGGCAGCCAGGAAGTGTTGCACGACTTAACGGTTGGTGGCAGTTCGACGGTTAAAGGTAGCCAGGAAGTGTTGCATGACCTGACAGTCGGCGGCAGTTCGACGGTTAAAGGCAGCCAGGAAGTGTTGCATGACCTGACAGTCGGCGGCAGTTCGACGGTTAAAGGCAGCCAGGAAGTGTTGCATGACCTGACAGTCGGCGGCAGTTCGACGGTTAACGGCAGCCAGGAAGTGTTGCATGACCTGACAGTCGGCGGCAGTTCGACGGTTAAAGGCAGCCAGGAAGTGTTGCACGACTTAACGGTTGGTGGCAGTTCGACGGTTAAAGGTAGCCAGGAAGTGTTGCATGACCTGACAGTCGGCGGCAGTTCGACGGTTAAAGGTAGCCAGGAAGTGTTGCATGACCTGACAGTCGGCGGCAGTTCGACGGTTAAAGGCAGCCAGGAAGTGTTGCACGACTTAACGGTTGGTGGCAGTTCGACGGTTAAAGGCAGCCAGGAAGTGTTGCATGACCTGACAGTCGGCGGCAGTTCGACGGTTAAAGGCAGCCAGGAAGTGTTGCATGACCTGACAGTCGGCGGCAGTTCGACGGTTAAAGGCAGCCAGGAAGTGTTGCACGACTTAACGGTTGGTGGCAGTTCGACGGTTAAAGGTAGCCAGGAAGTGTTGCATGACCTGATAGTCGGCGGCAGTTCGACGGTTAAAGGCAGCCAGGAAGTGTTGCACGACTTAACGGTTGGTGGCAGTTCGACGGTTAAAGGTAGCCAGGAAGTGTTGCATGACCTGACAGTCGGCGGCAGTTCGACGGTTAAAGGCAGCCAGGAAGTGTTGCATGACCTGACAGTCGGCGGCAGTTCGACGGTTAAAGGCAGCCAGGAAGTGTTGCACGACTTAACGGTTGGTGGCAGTTCGACGGTTAAAGGTAGCCAGGAAGTGTTGCATGACCTGACAGTCGGCGGCAGTTCGACGGTTAAAGGCAGCCAGGAAGTGTTGCATGACCTGACAGTCGGCGGCAGTTCGACGGTTAAAGGCAGCCAGGAAGTTTTACACGACCTGACAGTCGGCGGGAATTCGACCGTAAAAGGAAATCAAACAGTAGGTGGCACAATTACCGCTAATAAGGGAATTATCGGCGGCGTCATTTTAGAAACGACGGACGATGGCAAGAGCAAGGTCAAAGCAGATAAAGCCGACATCGGCGGTGTTATTATTAAAGATAAAGGCATTGAAGCTGGTACTGTACAGATTAACAAAGGCAGTGCAACGGATAACCGCGTCTTAGATGTCAATGGCAATTTTGCTGTTTATAATGACGGAGCCTTTAAAGCCGCTGGTGAAAACTTTGTCGTTAAAGCCACTGGCGATGTAACGGCTAATTCGTATCGTAACGCTAATGGCACGTTTACAGCTGATGAAACTGGCCTTGTAACAGCAACGAAAGCGCAAATAGACAATGTAACGATTGGCGGTGAAGACCCATCTGCTGCTATTAAGGTCAGCGATGATAACTTTATCGTTTATAATGATGGAGCATTCCAAGCGGCAGGACGTAAATTCTTAGTTAATAATCAAGGTGAAATGACTGCTGCAGCGGCAACGGTGGATAATGTTGTCATTGATAATAACCAAGTGACAGGTCTTTCTAATACAACATGGAATCCTGAAGATCCTGATTCTATAGTAGAAGACAGGGCAGCAACGGAAGGCCAGTTGATGTATGTCGATGCGCAGGTAAAAGTCAACAGCGATGACCTTGCAGCATATAAAGCCGCTGGTATTGTTGCAGGAAATGAAGTGGGCCAGTACTCTAACTCTATTGCGTTAGGAAACAATGCGACTGTCGATAGTACGAACAGCATTGCAATCGGTGCAGGCAGCACTGCAGATGGAGCTCAGGCTACGGCCTTAGGGCAGAATTCGAATGCCTTAGGTCATGGAGCGGTTTCCTTAGGCGCTAATTCAGAAGCTGTAGGAGAAGGCGCAGTTTCGATTGGTTTTAACAATTCGGCGGAAGTAGCCGGTTCGGTTGCTATTGGCAACGGTGCCCATGTATATGAAGGCGGTACGAATTCGGTTGCCTTAGGCCAGTGGAGTCAGGCCTCTGACGATAAAGTCGTTTCCGTAGGGAATGATTGGCTGAAACGCCGGATTACCAATGTAGCCGCAGGCACAGATCCTACCGATGCTGTCAACGTACAACAGCTGACAGATCGGACTGCCAATATGGTGGAATGGGATGAAAATACGGATGACACAATTCATGGTGTCACCTTGGAAAATGGCATGATTACGGCTGCTGAAGGTAACTTCAAGGTATATGGTACAGGCGGCATCTATGCTGCTAATGGCAAGTTCCAAGTCAACGGTAATACTGGCGATGTTAGTGCAGAGGGCAATTTGAAGGCCGCTGACGGTAAGTTCTTCGTCAATGGTGACAACGGCAGTATCATTGCAGCTGACGGGGATTTCAAAGTTTCCGGTAAGGGCGATGTCACTGCAGCAGGCAGCCTTACTGCGGCAGATGAAAAATTCAAGGTTTATGGCGCAAGCGGCGGCTTTATGGCAGCTGATGGAAAAGTAGAAGTCAACGGCTACACTGGAGACATCAGAACCGATGGGAAAGTTACGGCCAATGAAATTCATGCAGCTAACGACAACTTCATTGTTTATGAAAGTGGTGTTGTGAAACTCAACGATGGTAATCTTGTGATCGGTACGAATGGCGACTTGAATTCTAAAGGCACCATCACTGGTAACGTATTGAGTACAGGCGGTTTTGTAGCTAATGCAGATGGAAATGCTGAAGCTAAAGGTACTGTAATCGCTAATACTTTAAGTACTGGTGCAGATGGATTTATTGCTAACAGCGATGGTGATTTTGAAGCCAGAAATGCTCATATTGATGGCACGCTTTTGGTTGGTGAAAAATTCAAGGTAACATCCGATGGTGAATTGATTGCCGCAAATAGCGCCTTTAAGGTGGGTGCTGATGGTACGGTGACGGCTGTTAAAGGCGGAAGTATCGGCGGAGTAGAGCTGAAAGACGGTGAAGTGACTGGCCTGAACAATACGACGTGGGATGCTGGTAATATTGTCGATGACCGTGCGGCTACGGAAGGTCAGCTGGCAGTTGTCGATGCAAAGGTAAAAGTCAACAGCGACGACCTTGCAGCGTATAAAGCAGCCGGCGTTGTTCCGGGCGCAGTGCCTGCTGAAGCAGAAGGAGCAATGGCTCTTGGTGCAGGGGCAGAAGTACGAGGCGATAGCGATAAGGCCATGGCGATTGGCAACGGTGCAGCTGCTACGAATAAAAACGCTGTAGCTTTGGGCGCAAGCGCAACGGCTAAAGGTGTAGATTCGTTGGCTTTGGGCGCAAATGCCAATACTGATGTCAGCGCGCAGCACGCAGTAGCCATCGGCGCGTGGGCTGGAGCTACGGAAGACAATGCTATCGCAATCGGTCAGAGCGCTGGCGCTAAAGCCGAAAATGCTGTGGCAGTAGGCATGGAAGCAAAGGCTGAGGGCGATCATAGCGTAGCATTAGGTGCAAATAGCGGAGTAGCGGAAGACACTACTAACAGCATGGCTCTTGGCAACAACGCGAAGGTTGAAAATGCAGGCAGTGACAGTGCGTTGGCTATTGGCGATGAAGCAACTGTTACGGCAAGCCATGCCGTAGCTGTAGGTGCAGGTGTAGAAGCTGACGGTGTACATTCGCTGGCTATGGGTTCTGATCTTACTGTAACAGGCGATAATGCTATCGGCATCGGCTACAGTGCAGGCATGGGAACTAAGATCAGCGGTGAAAATGCGATAGGCATTGGTAAAGCTGTCAATGCGACGGACAAGAATACGATTGCTTTAGGTACGGCTGCTGCTTCGAATGAAGAAAACGCTATTTCTATCGGCACTAGAGCGACAGTTGACAGCTATAATAGCATTGCTATTGGTGCAGAAAGCGGTGTTGCAGAAGGCAGCCAAGAAGGTATAGCCTTAGGGTATAATGCTAACGTTAGTACGAATGGCGCTATTGCGATTGGTTCGAATAGCGTTGCGGCAGGAGAAGGCAGCATGGCTTTGGGTTTAGGCGCATCGACAACATTGCAAGCTCCGCACTCTGTTGCTATTGGTGAAGGCAGTGTTGCTGATGAATCAATGGTTGTTTCCGTTGGTCATGCTGGAGAAAACGGACAGCGCCGCATTATCAACGTAGCGGCTGGCACGAAAGATACCGATGCCGTAAATGTTTCTCAAATTAAAGGCATGGTAAGATGGGATCAGGATGCTGACGATTCCTATCTGGAAGGGACGCTGAGAGGCGTAACATTGTCTGATGGTACTATTACGGCAGCTAATGGTAATTTCGTAGTTACAGACGATCCCAAGAGTGGTACGGATTCGATTCTCAATATTGGCGAAGATGCGTTTAGAGTCAATGAAAATGGTGGTTTTGTTGCTGGCAATGGAAACTTTAAAGTATTTAGCACTGGCGGCGTTGTAGCGGCTGGCGGAGACTTTAAGATTAACAGTGAAACTGGTGCAGTAACTACTACTTCTGTTACGGGACTTACGAACACAGACTGGAATACTACGCATGATTATAGCGATTCTACTCTTGCTGCGACAGAAGCGCAGTTGCAGGCTGTAGCCGAAGAAGCAGGCAAGCAAGCGAGTGTAGTGAGTGCTGACGGCAACTTGACGGTGAACGATGCTACTACTAATGCTAGTGGAGGGACTACGTTCAAAATTGGTCTTAGCGATAAAGTTGTCTTAGACGGCGATAAGGGAACGACGATTACTCTTAATAGTGGCGAACTGAATGCTGATGATTCTGCTTTTAGTATTACAACGCCAGGATTAGCAACGGGACGTACGCAATCCTTTGATTTTTCGAGTGCGGGTGCTGTTTTCAAAGAAGCATATGCAGATACGTCGAACTCTACTAAGATTGCTGGCAGCACAATTATATCTGAAAATTATTATCATGATGAGGGTACTGGAGAAAAACGTACTGCTACGACTGTAATTGATGGGGGTACCCTTAGAGTAAGTAGCAGTGGCGGGGAATCGGATAAAACCGTTATTAAAGGTGCCGATATTACAGTTGGTACTACAACTGGTGGAGCGGCACAAACTCACATTACCGCTAAGGAAATTACAATTGGCGGAGATCTGTTGAATGATGACAAGGCAACTGCACTGCGAATCACAAATAACGGCGTAAATGATAGAACTATCACCGGCTTGACTAATATAACGTGGAAGAGTGATGAGGAATGGCAGAAAGCGCATTACGAATCAAGTAGAGCTGCAACAGAAGGCCAGTTGAAGATAGTAGATGACAAAGTCAATGCGAATGCCGATGCTATTGACAAGCTGAATAAGTTCACTGGTCTTAGTAAAGACACCAATGCAAAAGTTTCTGCCTTTGCTGCGAAGACGCAGGGTATCAACTGGGATAATTTGAATACCTTGTCGCAGATTTCACCGATGAATCTGGCTGCGCCGATGAATGCAGCCGTACCGACGGCCAATGCGACGAGATTCCCTGACCTTGACGACGAATCTGGCGAAAGCGGAACTACTGGAGATACGGGCAGAGTTCCTGTTGAAGGATTAACTGTGACGGACGATCAAATTTCGACTGACAGAGACTTCAGCGTCGGCGGAGATCTGAGCGTAAGCGGCGATACGACGCTTGGCGGCAAGCTTACGGTTGGCGGCGAAGCTACGTTTAACGACAACGTTAGCATCAAAGGCGACCTGAACATGAACAACAACAAGATCACTGGCGTGGCTGCTGGCGATGTAAACGCTACATCGACGGACGCTGTCAACGGCAGCCAGCTCTACGGCGTACAGCAGGATGTTGAAGCTAACGCGAAGAACATCAGCACTCTCGGCGGCGCAGTCAATAAGCTTGGCAACCGCATTGACGAAGTCGGCGCTGGCGCAGCGGCCTTGGCAGCTCTCCATCCGCTCGATTTCGACCCGGACAACAAGTGGGACTTCTCGGCAGGCTTCGGTAACTACCGCGGTGAAAGTGCCGTCGCCTTCGGCGCCTTTTACCGTCCGAATGAAGATACCATGTTCAGCGTCGGCGGTACCGTCGGCAACGATGACAACATGGTCAATGCCGGCGTATCCCTGAAGATTGGCTCGGGCAGCAGCGGCGTCACCACGTCTCGCGTAGCCATGGCTAAGGAAATCAAAGCCATGCGCGACGTCGTCGCTAAACAGGACGCCCAGATCCAGAAGCTGACGGCTATGGTCAATGCCTTGGTCGGCGTGCAGACGGAACCGGATACGACGACGATGTTCCCGGATGTACCGTAA